GTTTGTCGGCGCAGTGCCGCAAGATGAATATTTGAAAAAATCCGTGCAAAAACAAACCCCGGTGGTAGAGGCATTTCCGCAAAGTAAAGCGGCACTGGCGATCAAGAATTTGGCGCGGAAAATCGACAGCTGGCCGATCAAGCCCAAAGCGGGCGGCTACCTGGAGTTTTTTGTCGAACGGATGATTCAGTACAGCGCGAAAGAGGATGTTGCATGAGTGGAGCGGCAATGTATGCTGCTGTGCAGGCTGGAAATGTTGATGCCTTAGTCATTCAACATGCGCCGCTGGTAAAACGCATTGCCTACCACTTAATGGGACGACTGCCCGATACGGTGCAGCTCGATGATTTGATTCAATCCGGCATGCTGGGCTTGCTGGAAGCGCTGAAACATTATGATGCTGGGCAGGGTGCTAGTTTCGATACCTATGCCGGCATCCGGATTCGCGGGGCTATGCTGGACGAATTGCGCCGTTCGGATTGGACGCCGCGTTCCGTGCATAAGAAAGCCCGGATGGTAGCGGAGGCGATACGCGAGGTTGAGAATCAACTGGGACGTGATGCCAAAGATACCGAAGTGGCCGGGCATATGGGTATCGACCTGACTGAATACCATCATATTTTGCAGGACGCGGTGTCTTGTAAGACCTTTAGCGTCGAAGAATTGGTGCAAGGCGAAGACAGTGTTATAGATGATGTGCACGGCAATCAGCAGCCGGAAGATGTGCTGATCCAACAGAATTTTCAAAAAGCCCTGGCCAAGGCCATCTCGGAATTACCGGAACGGGAGCGCTTAGTCATATCGCTGTATTACGACGAAGAGCTGAATTTGCGTGAGATAGGCAAGGTGCTTGATGTCAGCGAATCGCGGGTTAGCCAAATTTGTAGTCAGGCGATGTTGCGCTTACGCGCTAGACTTGCGGATTGGGTGGAAGGGAAAGATAATGAAAAGTGCAGCTAATGTGTGGTTATTGCAGGAATTTTTCGCAATTATTGGTCACAATTTAGCGGTTTCTTAACAATAAAGTAATCTGGGTGGAGATTATCCTTGGATAAAAATATGCGTATTCTGGTTGTCGATGACTTTTCGACAATGCGGAGAATAGTAAAAAACCTGTTGAAAGATCTGGGTTTTACCAACACCGTGGAAGCGGACGACGGTAAAACAGCACTGCCTATTCTGGAAAAAGGCGGTATCGATTTTTTGATTACTGACTGGAATATGCCGGGCATGACCGGCATCGATTTATTGAAGGCCGTCAGGTCTACTCCCAGTTTGGCCAATCTGCCGGTGTTGATGGTCACAGCCGAAGCCAAGCGCGAGCAAATCATTATGGCTGCACAGGCCGGTGTAAATGGTTATGTCATCAAGCCTTTTACGGCTGCTACGCTTAAAGAGAAAATCGAAAAGATTTTTGAACGCATCGACGGCTGAAGCACAGGGAGATTACCATGAATACTGACCTGCTGAGTTTGGCCCGAGATTTGGTCGCAGCATTAGAAAAGTGCGACGAAGCGGCTGCCGATGAAATTCTTGATCAAGTAGCTGGATTAAGAGAAACACAATTGTTTAAAGAAATTGGCCGCCTAACTCGCCAATTGCACGACACCATGGTGAGTTTTTCCGTCGACTCAAAAATAGCAGCCATGGCTGAGCACGATATACCGGATGCCAAGGAGCGTCTGCATTATGTGATCGCGATGACGGAGCAAGCCGCAGATCAAACCTTAACCGCCGTTGAAGAGTTATTGCCGGTATCGGATGAGCTAAACGGCCAGGTTAAACAATTGTCGGCGCAATGGAATCGCTTTTTGGATCGGGAAATGCCGTTCGACGAGTTTAAGGCCATGAGCGCCGATCTCAGTCAGTATTTTGAGCAGTCGCAAGTGTCTCTGGAGAAAATCCAGGCGGGTTTAAACGATATATTGATGGCTCAAGGGTTTCAAGATATTACCGGGCAGATTATCCGCCGGGTTATCGATTTGGTGCAGGATCTTGAAGGCAGCATGGTTAATCTGATCAAAATTTCCAGTCGCAAAATTACGCCAAGCAGTGGGGCCGCGTTGCAGCCCGAAGTGCCCGGGCCGGTTGTTCCCGGAGTAGATGACAGAGCCGGTGATGTGGCTACCAGTCAGGTCGATGTTGACGATTTACTGTCTAGTCTAGGTTTCTGAGGAAAACAACATGGCGATCGATCTGGACGACGAAATATTGCAAGACTTCCTGGTCGAGGCCGGGGAGATTCTCGATTCTCTGGGTGAGCAGCTGGTGGAACTGGAGCAATCGCCTGGCGATCTCGATCTTCTGAATTCCATATTTCGCGGGTTCCACACCATAAAGGGCGGCGCCGGTTTTTTGGCTATTAGCGCCTTAGT
The window above is part of the Methylomonas sp. ZR1 genome. Proteins encoded here:
- the cheY gene encoding chemotaxis response regulator CheY; the encoded protein is MDKNMRILVVDDFSTMRRIVKNLLKDLGFTNTVEADDGKTALPILEKGGIDFLITDWNMPGMTGIDLLKAVRSTPSLANLPVLMVTAEAKREQIIMAAQAGVNGYVIKPFTAATLKEKIEKIFERIDG
- a CDS encoding RNA polymerase sigma factor FliA — encoded protein: MSGAAMYAAVQAGNVDALVIQHAPLVKRIAYHLMGRLPDTVQLDDLIQSGMLGLLEALKHYDAGQGASFDTYAGIRIRGAMLDELRRSDWTPRSVHKKARMVAEAIREVENQLGRDAKDTEVAGHMGIDLTEYHHILQDAVSCKTFSVEELVQGEDSVIDDVHGNQQPEDVLIQQNFQKALAKAISELPERERLVISLYYDEELNLREIGKVLDVSESRVSQICSQAMLRLRARLADWVEGKDNEKCS
- a CDS encoding protein phosphatase CheZ; this encodes MNTDLLSLARDLVAALEKCDEAAADEILDQVAGLRETQLFKEIGRLTRQLHDTMVSFSVDSKIAAMAEHDIPDAKERLHYVIAMTEQAADQTLTAVEELLPVSDELNGQVKQLSAQWNRFLDREMPFDEFKAMSADLSQYFEQSQVSLEKIQAGLNDILMAQGFQDITGQIIRRVIDLVQDLEGSMVNLIKISSRKITPSSGAALQPEVPGPVVPGVDDRAGDVATSQVDVDDLLSSLGF